A region of the Verrucomicrobiota bacterium genome:
CACCGTCGTCTGGGTGTATCTCTGGCCGGGATTCAGAATCACGGGTGGGAAATAAGGTCGGTTGACTGAATCCGGGAAGTGCTGGCATTCGAGACAGAACGCGGCGTGCTGGCGATAAACCTTCCCGCCTTTGCCCGTAAACCGGCCGTCGAGGTAATTCGCCGTGTAGAGCTGAACGCCCGGTTCCGTCGTCAGGACTTGCATCACGCGGCCACTCTTCGGGTCGCGGGCTTCGGCGGCGAGGGTGAGTTCGCCGGGATGCGCTTTGTTGAGCACATAGTTGTGGTCGTAGCCAACCGGCTTGTTCGTCAATTGCGCGAAACGAGAGCCGATAAGCGTGGGCTTCGTGAAATCCATCACCGTGCCGGCCACGCGAAGAATTTCTCCGGTCGGAATGCTCGTCTCGTCCACGGGCGTGTAGAAGTCGGCGTTAAGCCGCAATTCGTGCGCCAGGATGTCGCCATGGCCGGCGCCGGCGAGATTGAAATAGGAATGGTTGGTCAGATTGATCGGCGTGGGTTGGTCGCACGCGGCGGAGTAGTCGATCTGCAGCTCGTTGTCGTGCGTCAACGTGTAGGTGACTTCGATTTGGAGATTCCCCGGATAGCCTTCCTCGCCGTCCGGGCTGAGGTAACTGAACTTGATCGCTTCGCCTTTCGCGCTCTTGACGGGCACGGCGCTCCAGACCTTTTTGTCGATGCCTTTGGGGCCGCCGTGGAGGTGGTTCGGACCGTTGTTGCACGCGAGTTGATACGCCTTTCCGTTCAAAGCGAATTTGCCCCTGGCGATGCGATTGGCGAACCGCCCGGTCGTGCACCCGAAATGAGGGTGCCCTTTCACGTAGCTTTCCAAATCCTCGAAACCGAGGACGACGTCGCCCAGTTTGCCGTCGCGATCCGGCACGTGAAGTTCCGTCAGCAACGCGCCGTAGGAGGTCACTTTCGCTTTCAGCCCGTTCTGGTTCACGAAAGTGAAAATCTCGACGGTCCGTTCAT
Encoded here:
- a CDS encoding galactose mutarotase; its protein translation is MEKFIFGKTADERTVEIFTFVNQNGLKAKVTSYGALLTELHVPDRDGKLGDVVLGFEDLESYVKGHPHFGCTTGRFANRIARGKFALNGKAYQLACNNGPNHLHGGPKGIDKKVWSAVPVKSAKGEAIKFSYLSPDGEEGYPGNLQIEVTYTLTHDNELQIDYSAACDQPTPINLTNHSYFNLAGAGHGDILAHELRLNADFYTPVDETSIPTGEILRVAGTVMDFTKPTLIGSRFAQLTNKPVGYDHNYVLNKAHPGELTLAAEARDPKSGRVMQVLTTEPGVQLYTANYLDGRFTGKGGKVYRQHAAFCLECQHFPDSVNRPYFPPVILNPGQRYTQTTVHRFSVK